One genomic segment of Nocardia spumae includes these proteins:
- a CDS encoding helix-turn-helix domain-containing protein, with the protein MALPQGITGSTMPRRQLGRRLRDLRHRARMTTRVAARRLEWSEAKIWRIETGQTSLRSLDVEAMCKVYGAAESELEPLTALARETKARGWWSSYGDAIVDGFEVYIGLEEAATTLSTFENEFVPGLLQTADYTRALLASARPDLTPVEVDRRVEVRTTRQRLLTRTPDAVRLIAIIGESLLWRRIGDASVAAGQLAHLRSMCERPNIDIRLVPNDSGYHEGLDSGRFVLLEFGESGAADVEPPVVYVENFAGTAFFDKDHEIDRYRAAFANIRAASVDGRAALDEAIAAA; encoded by the coding sequence ATGGCTCTACCGCAGGGGATCACGGGTTCGACCATGCCGCGCCGGCAATTGGGGCGACGGCTGCGTGACCTGCGTCATCGCGCGCGCATGACGACGAGGGTGGCCGCGCGCCGCCTGGAATGGTCGGAGGCCAAGATCTGGCGGATCGAGACCGGCCAGACCTCGTTGCGCAGCCTCGATGTGGAGGCCATGTGCAAGGTCTACGGCGCCGCCGAGAGCGAGCTGGAACCGCTGACCGCCCTGGCCCGTGAAACCAAGGCCCGGGGCTGGTGGTCGTCCTACGGCGACGCCATCGTGGACGGGTTCGAGGTGTACATCGGCCTGGAGGAGGCGGCCACCACGCTGTCCACCTTCGAGAACGAATTCGTCCCCGGCCTGCTGCAGACCGCGGACTACACCCGCGCGCTGCTGGCCTCCGCGCGCCCGGATCTGACCCCGGTCGAAGTCGACCGCCGGGTCGAGGTGCGCACCACCCGGCAGCGATTGCTCACCCGTACCCCGGACGCGGTGCGGCTGATCGCGATCATCGGTGAATCACTGCTGTGGCGGCGTATCGGTGACGCGTCCGTCGCCGCCGGGCAGCTGGCACATCTGCGCAGTATGTGCGAGCGCCCGAATATCGATATTCGATTGGTGCCCAACGATTCCGGTTATCACGAAGGGCTCGACTCCGGCCGCTTCGTCCTGCTGGAATTCGGTGAATCCGGTGCCGCCGACGTCGAGCCGCCGGTGGTGTACGTCGAGAATTTCGCCGGTACCGCCTTTTTCGACAAAGATCACGAAATCGACCGCTACCGTGCGGCATTCGCGAATATTCGCGCGGCCTCCGTGGATGGGCGGGCAGCGCTGGACGAGGCCATCGCCGCCGCCTGA
- a CDS encoding decaprenylphospho-beta-D-erythro-pentofuranosid-2-ulose 2-reductase produces the protein MINAVGNPQNILLLGGTSEIGLAICQEYLKKGPARVVLAALPNDPLRAQSVALLEAAGASKVEVIDFDALDTGSHPKVIEQAWEGGDVDVVVVAFALDGDAEELWQNQSKAVRVAEVNYTAGVSVGVLAGEKLKDQGYGRIIVMSSVAGERVKRANFVYGSTKAGLDGFYLGLGEALRPHGPRVTVVRPGQVRTQFSAHVAEAPLTVNKEDVAALAVSASEKGKELIWAPGTFRWVMMILRHIPRPIFRKLPI, from the coding sequence GTGATCAACGCGGTCGGCAACCCGCAGAACATTCTGCTGCTGGGCGGCACTTCCGAGATCGGTCTGGCGATCTGCCAGGAGTATCTGAAGAAGGGTCCGGCACGGGTCGTGCTCGCGGCGCTGCCCAACGATCCACTGCGCGCGCAGTCGGTGGCGCTGCTGGAGGCGGCGGGCGCGTCGAAGGTCGAGGTCATCGATTTCGACGCCCTGGACACCGGCAGCCACCCCAAGGTGATCGAACAGGCGTGGGAGGGCGGCGATGTCGATGTCGTGGTCGTCGCCTTCGCGCTCGACGGTGATGCCGAGGAACTGTGGCAGAACCAGTCGAAGGCGGTCCGGGTCGCCGAGGTCAACTACACCGCGGGCGTTTCCGTCGGTGTGCTGGCCGGCGAGAAGCTGAAGGATCAGGGCTACGGGCGGATCATCGTCATGTCCTCGGTGGCCGGTGAGCGCGTCAAGCGCGCCAACTTCGTCTACGGCTCGACCAAGGCCGGACTCGACGGCTTCTACCTCGGACTCGGCGAGGCGCTGCGCCCGCACGGCCCGCGCGTCACGGTGGTGCGTCCCGGCCAGGTGCGCACCCAGTTCTCCGCGCACGTCGCCGAGGCGCCACTCACGGTGAACAAAGAAGACGTTGCCGCCCTTGCGGTCTCGGCCTCCGAGAAGGGTAAGGAACTGATCTGGGCGCCCGGGACGTTCCGCTGGGTCATGATGATCCTGCGCCACATCCCGCGCCCGATCTTCCGCAAACTCCCCATCTGA
- a CDS encoding GtrA family protein produces MSAEPHLPLPAELPLADQPGGTDVDLKTQIVRFVLTGGLSAIVDFGLYVLFMALGMPRDIAKACSFVVGTTTAYLLNRRWTFKAPPSRSRFLAVCVLYAVTFTAQVGINALLNDQLPPMTVDIAGHSVKGTVLIAFVIAQGVATVINFVVQRAVIFKIR; encoded by the coding sequence GTGAGTGCGGAACCCCATCTCCCTCTTCCGGCCGAGTTACCGCTGGCCGACCAGCCCGGCGGGACGGACGTCGACCTGAAGACGCAGATCGTGCGGTTCGTGCTGACCGGCGGGTTGTCGGCGATCGTCGATTTCGGTCTGTACGTGCTGTTCATGGCCCTGGGGATGCCGCGCGATATCGCCAAGGCGTGCAGTTTCGTGGTCGGCACGACCACGGCGTATCTGCTCAATCGGCGCTGGACCTTCAAGGCCCCGCCCAGCCGGTCACGCTTTCTGGCGGTGTGCGTTCTCTACGCGGTCACCTTCACGGCGCAGGTCGGGATCAACGCGCTGCTCAACGACCAACTGCCTCCGATGACGGTCGATATCGCCGGTCATTCGGTGAAGGGCACGGTGCTGATCGCCTTCGTCATCGCCCAGGGCGTCGCGACCGTGATCAATTTCGTCGTCCAGCGCGCGGTGATCTTCAAGATCCGCTGA
- a CDS encoding DUF6541 family protein, protein MVQGGETDPHDSARPARAGTVTVEEPEAGARTPAAPETAGDGNRARYAFAPDRLGPLLPRIATARGDIAVAAVYLLFAVVVMSRQWRDTAHGYLIKSGQDQSMWEWFFAVTAHAVAHLHNPLGTDLQNFPDGVNMMANTAMFGVGIPLTPVTLLFGPTVTFVLVLTLGLAGTGFAWYWLFSRELVTSRFAAALGGAFCGFAPAMVSHASAHPNFVLLALLPVLALLVIRMARRAVDEEPVPPGRRVREAIVLAVLVALQIALGEEPLLIFALGFGLFALVYHLHRPRLGLRIVRALTPTLVLGALITVALTAIPLWWQFFGPQSYRSIDHGPMGNDLAALTQFPSQSLGGHFAPGRDVSINPTEENAYFGWPLLVLVAATAIWLWRRREPEHRVVRAATAVIVVFSVLSLGVSLTVERSDTGITLPWHWLDQVPLLNTVLETRFTLAAVAAIAAVLALATQRMLDYARESTADMRPAIWFVAVALALVPLVPTTQPVTHRDTTPQFFTDGTVGRYVSGGSVVIAPPPTRRNALPLNWQIDSGFDFPLAGGYFVGPTADKKGRYGPDDRPTAALLMQAQRTDRIPAVDEKARAQALTDLAYWRADVVVLPPTEHGGAVRATLDQLLGIPGQVVDGVVVWDVRTLR, encoded by the coding sequence GTGGTACAGGGTGGGGAAACGGATCCGCACGACTCGGCTCGGCCCGCCCGGGCCGGCACGGTCACCGTCGAGGAACCGGAGGCGGGGGCGAGAACCCCGGCGGCCCCGGAGACGGCCGGAGACGGTAACCGCGCACGGTACGCCTTCGCACCTGATCGCCTCGGCCCGCTGCTGCCGCGGATCGCGACGGCCCGCGGCGATATCGCGGTGGCGGCCGTATATCTGCTCTTCGCGGTCGTCGTCATGTCCCGGCAGTGGCGCGATACCGCGCACGGCTATCTGATCAAGAGCGGCCAGGACCAGTCCATGTGGGAATGGTTCTTCGCCGTCACCGCTCATGCCGTGGCCCACCTGCACAATCCACTGGGCACCGACCTCCAGAACTTCCCCGACGGCGTGAACATGATGGCCAATACCGCCATGTTCGGCGTCGGGATCCCGCTGACCCCGGTCACCCTGCTGTTCGGGCCGACCGTCACCTTCGTCCTGGTCCTGACCCTCGGCCTCGCCGGGACGGGATTCGCCTGGTACTGGCTGTTCTCCCGGGAACTGGTCACCTCGCGTTTCGCCGCCGCGCTGGGCGGTGCGTTCTGTGGATTCGCACCCGCGATGGTGTCGCATGCCAGCGCCCACCCCAATTTCGTCCTGCTGGCACTGCTGCCGGTCCTGGCGCTGCTGGTGATCCGGATGGCCCGCCGGGCCGTCGACGAGGAGCCGGTGCCGCCCGGTCGGCGAGTGCGGGAGGCGATCGTCCTGGCGGTGCTGGTGGCGTTGCAGATCGCGCTCGGCGAGGAGCCGCTACTGATCTTCGCACTGGGCTTCGGCCTGTTCGCTCTCGTCTACCACCTGCATCGGCCGCGGCTCGGCCTGCGGATCGTCCGTGCGCTGACCCCGACCCTGGTACTGGGCGCGCTCATCACCGTGGCACTCACCGCGATCCCGCTGTGGTGGCAGTTCTTCGGTCCGCAGAGCTACCGGTCCATCGATCACGGGCCGATGGGCAACGATCTCGCGGCCTTGACCCAGTTCCCGTCGCAATCGCTCGGCGGCCACTTCGCCCCCGGCCGGGACGTGTCCATCAATCCCACCGAGGAGAACGCCTACTTCGGCTGGCCACTGCTGGTGCTGGTCGCCGCGACCGCGATCTGGTTGTGGCGCCGGCGCGAACCCGAACACCGGGTGGTGCGCGCGGCCACCGCCGTCATCGTGGTGTTCAGCGTGCTGTCGCTGGGTGTCTCGCTGACCGTCGAGCGATCCGATACCGGCATCACCCTGCCATGGCATTGGCTCGATCAGGTGCCGCTGCTGAATACCGTGCTCGAGACACGGTTCACCCTCGCCGCCGTTGCGGCCATCGCGGCCGTCCTCGCACTCGCCACCCAGCGAATGCTGGACTACGCCCGCGAGTCCACCGCCGACATGCGCCCGGCGATCTGGTTCGTCGCGGTGGCACTGGCGCTGGTCCCGCTGGTGCCCACGACGCAACCGGTCACCCACCGCGACACCACCCCGCAGTTCTTCACCGACGGCACGGTCGGCCGGTACGTGAGCGGCGGTTCGGTCGTGATCGCGCCACCCCCGACCCGGCGCAACGCGCTGCCGCTGAATTGGCAGATCGATTCCGGATTCGACTTCCCGCTGGCAGGTGGGTATTTCGTCGGACCGACCGCGGACAAGAAGGGGCGCTACGGTCCGGACGATCGCCCGACCGCGGCCCTGCTGATGCAGGCACAGCGCACCGACCGGATTCCCGCCGTCGACGAGAAGGCACGCGCACAGGCGCTGACCGACCTCGCCTACTGGCGCGCCGATGTGGTGGTGCTCCCGCCGACCGAGCACGGCGGAGCGGTACGTGCCACCCTCGACCAGCTGCTCGGTATACCCGGCCAGGTGGTCGACGGGGTGGTCGTCTGGGACGTGCGCACCCTGCGCTGA
- a CDS encoding galactan 5-O-arabinofuranosyltransferase: MRVLVRQVGGGLGEAVVGAVVAALVAAAGLVAMSAVQWPAFNSSNVTRALTTVGQAGAAVLLVLAIVLIRMRRWPWLAKVLSWAGLSAFVTITLGMPLAATKLYLFGISVDQEFRTEYLTRLTDTAALRDMTYADLPAYYPAGWFWIGGRVANLLGTSGWETFKPYAIVSLAVASVLALVLWSTLIRWDWAVAVAATTTAVMVAFASPEAYSAVLVILFAPAMVLAWGALYRPEEFRRPSPSKPDEEPAPAARTAGGWGATIGAGAFVGLSAMFYTLFFGLAAFTVALMGLVAWIALWWQQRAEAVHRPREPRVGVFRLLWPILLRLIVMAVIAGLMTLVVWGPYLAKVLTGHLPSSNSALHYLPEAGSHLPFPMFDFSEPLLGALCLLGTIWLVLRAASSRRAQALGISVIAIYLWSLASMLVTAAGTTGLAFRLEPILQVLLAAAGAFGFVEGARAIYQAIDEPRRFRAVTAVIAVLGALAFTQSIPGILNAEITTAYTDTDGSGARADKRNPSAVAYYGRIDQALTEQTGRPRNQSVVLTADTSFLSYYPYYGFQALTSHYANPLADFPARAAEIKRWSELGTPAELIDALNHSPWRAPDAFLFRRSGENYTLRLAEDVYPNDPNVRRYTVEFPGTLFADPHFRITDIGPFTLVVRQ, from the coding sequence GTGCGCGTACTAGTCCGGCAGGTCGGGGGCGGGCTCGGGGAGGCTGTCGTCGGAGCGGTGGTCGCCGCACTGGTGGCGGCCGCCGGGCTGGTGGCGATGTCGGCGGTGCAGTGGCCGGCGTTCAATTCCTCCAATGTGACGCGGGCGCTGACGACCGTCGGCCAAGCGGGTGCCGCGGTACTGCTCGTGCTCGCGATCGTGCTGATCCGGATGCGGCGGTGGCCGTGGCTGGCGAAAGTGCTGTCCTGGGCCGGTCTTTCGGCCTTCGTGACGATCACGCTGGGCATGCCGCTGGCCGCGACGAAACTGTATCTCTTCGGCATCTCGGTCGATCAGGAGTTCCGCACCGAATATCTGACGCGGCTCACCGATACCGCGGCGCTGCGCGATATGACCTACGCCGATCTCCCGGCGTACTACCCGGCCGGCTGGTTCTGGATCGGCGGACGGGTCGCGAATCTGCTGGGTACGTCCGGATGGGAGACCTTCAAGCCGTATGCGATCGTCTCGCTGGCGGTGGCATCGGTTCTGGCACTGGTGTTGTGGTCCACGCTGATTCGCTGGGATTGGGCCGTCGCGGTGGCCGCCACCACCACGGCGGTGATGGTGGCGTTCGCCTCGCCGGAGGCCTACAGCGCGGTGCTGGTGATCCTGTTCGCCCCGGCGATGGTGCTGGCGTGGGGTGCGCTCTACCGGCCGGAGGAGTTCCGCCGTCCGTCCCCATCGAAACCGGACGAGGAACCGGCGCCCGCCGCCCGCACCGCCGGCGGATGGGGCGCCACGATCGGCGCGGGCGCGTTCGTCGGCCTGAGTGCGATGTTCTACACCCTGTTCTTCGGGCTGGCCGCGTTCACGGTCGCCTTGATGGGCCTGGTCGCGTGGATCGCGCTGTGGTGGCAGCAGCGGGCGGAGGCAGTGCACCGGCCGCGGGAGCCGCGCGTCGGCGTCTTCCGGCTGTTGTGGCCGATTCTGCTGCGACTGATCGTGATGGCTGTCATCGCCGGTCTGATGACACTCGTGGTCTGGGGTCCCTACCTCGCGAAGGTGCTGACCGGGCATCTCCCCAGCTCCAACTCGGCGCTGCACTATCTGCCCGAGGCGGGTTCACATCTGCCGTTCCCGATGTTCGATTTCTCCGAACCGCTGCTCGGCGCATTGTGCCTGCTCGGCACCATCTGGCTGGTGCTGCGGGCCGCCAGCTCACGCCGCGCCCAGGCGCTGGGGATCTCGGTGATCGCGATCTACCTGTGGTCGCTGGCTTCGATGCTCGTCACCGCCGCCGGGACGACCGGTCTGGCATTCCGGCTGGAACCGATCCTGCAGGTGCTGCTGGCCGCGGCCGGGGCGTTCGGATTCGTCGAGGGCGCCCGGGCCATCTATCAGGCCATCGACGAGCCGCGCCGGTTCCGGGCGGTCACCGCGGTGATCGCCGTTCTGGGCGCGCTGGCCTTCACGCAGAGCATCCCCGGCATCCTCAACGCGGAGATCACCACCGCGTACACCGACACCGACGGCAGCGGCGCGCGGGCGGACAAGCGCAACCCCTCGGCCGTCGCGTACTACGGCCGCATCGACCAGGCGCTCACCGAACAGACCGGACGGCCCCGGAATCAGTCGGTGGTCCTCACCGCCGACACCAGCTTCCTGTCGTACTACCCGTACTACGGATTCCAGGCGTTGACCTCGCACTATGCCAATCCGCTCGCCGATTTTCCGGCGCGCGCGGCCGAGATCAAGCGCTGGAGCGAGCTGGGGACGCCGGCCGAGTTGATCGATGCGCTGAACCACTCCCCTTGGCGGGCGCCCGACGCGTTCCTGTTCCGCCGCAGCGGGGAGAACTACACCCTGCGGCTGGCCGAGGACGTCTATCCCAACGATCCGAATGTGCGGCGGTACACCGTCGAGTTCCCGGGCACGCTGTTCGCCGACCCGCATTTCCGGATCACCGATATCGGCCCGTTCACGCTGGTCGTTCGGCAGTGA
- a CDS encoding molybdopterin-dependent oxidoreductase — MTSVTTGSRTAYRTCPLCEAVCGLEITLDAEDRVTRVRGDREDPFSRGFICPKGASLGALDADPDRLTEPMIRDRATDTWRPATWAQAFELIAERAPAVVGEHGRQAAALYLGNPNAHTVAGALYVPALIRALSTRNLFSASTADQMPKQVSSGLMFGDPLTVAVPDLDRTDYLLMLGANPLESNGSLCTAPDYPGRLKALRKRGGRLVVVDPRRTRTADLADEHLFIRPGSDAYLLFGIVHTLFAEELVDIGAEGVPVDGIEQIRSVAVPFTPDAVRERTGIPAETVVRLARELAAAPTAAVYARIGTCTAEFGTLTQWLVDVINVLTGNLDRPGGAMFATAAALGIVRTRPFRLGRWTSRVRELPETMGEFPIATLADEITTPGDGQVRMLVTVAGNPVLSAPAGARLGDALAGLEFMVSVDRYLNETTRHADVILPPPRTLQAPHYDFALLQFAVHNYARYSPPVVPSSENRPSEPEILARLALSLSGQQAGPDLDPVAAVDELIIAGTLRKAGLDSRRGELIGANTTEQRIDLMLRLGPYGEWNPEREPVDVAANGLNLQVLLDNPHGIDLGALRPRLPGALRTASRRIDLAPQPLLDDTTRLVAGLTDARPDVVLIGRRQLRSNNSWMHNVATLVGGSNTCTLHIHPDDVARLGLGELAAIESAAGKLTVTVEPNDKIMPGVVSLPHGWGHAGSTQTVARAHAGVNANTLTDDSRIDVLSGNAVFNGVPVTITPA; from the coding sequence ATGACGAGCGTCACCACCGGATCGCGGACCGCCTACCGCACCTGCCCGCTGTGCGAGGCCGTGTGCGGACTCGAGATCACCCTCGACGCCGAGGACCGGGTGACCCGGGTACGTGGTGATCGCGAGGATCCGTTCAGCCGGGGCTTCATCTGTCCCAAGGGCGCGAGCCTCGGCGCGCTCGATGCCGATCCCGACCGCCTGACCGAACCGATGATCCGGGATCGCGCCACCGATACCTGGCGGCCGGCGACCTGGGCACAGGCCTTCGAGCTGATCGCCGAACGCGCCCCGGCCGTCGTCGGTGAACACGGCCGCCAGGCCGCCGCGCTGTATCTGGGAAATCCGAATGCGCACACCGTGGCCGGCGCACTGTATGTACCGGCCCTGATCCGGGCGTTGAGCACCCGCAATCTCTTCTCCGCCAGTACCGCGGATCAGATGCCGAAGCAGGTGTCGAGCGGACTGATGTTCGGCGACCCGCTCACCGTCGCGGTCCCCGATCTCGATCGCACCGACTATCTGCTGATGCTCGGCGCCAATCCGCTGGAATCCAATGGTTCGCTGTGCACCGCCCCGGACTATCCGGGCCGATTGAAGGCGCTGCGCAAGCGGGGCGGCCGGCTGGTGGTGGTCGATCCGCGGCGCACCCGCACCGCGGATCTCGCCGACGAGCATCTGTTCATCCGGCCCGGCAGTGACGCCTATCTGCTGTTCGGCATCGTGCACACGCTCTTCGCCGAGGAACTGGTGGATATCGGCGCCGAGGGCGTGCCGGTCGACGGCATCGAGCAGATTCGTTCGGTCGCGGTGCCGTTCACCCCGGACGCGGTCCGGGAGCGCACCGGTATCCCGGCCGAGACCGTGGTGCGCCTGGCCCGGGAACTGGCCGCCGCGCCGACCGCCGCGGTCTACGCGCGGATCGGTACCTGCACCGCGGAATTCGGCACGCTCACCCAGTGGCTGGTCGATGTGATCAATGTGCTGACCGGCAATCTGGATCGGCCCGGTGGTGCGATGTTCGCCACCGCCGCGGCCCTGGGCATCGTCCGGACCAGGCCGTTCCGCCTCGGCCGCTGGACCAGCCGGGTCCGTGAATTGCCCGAAACCATGGGCGAATTCCCGATCGCGACGCTCGCCGACGAGATCACCACCCCGGGTGACGGGCAGGTGCGCATGCTGGTGACGGTCGCCGGTAATCCGGTGCTGTCCGCACCGGCCGGGGCCCGGCTCGGTGATGCGCTCGCGGGCCTGGAATTCATGGTCAGCGTCGATCGCTATCTCAACGAGACCACGCGGCACGCCGATGTGATCCTCCCGCCGCCGCGCACCCTGCAGGCGCCGCACTACGACTTCGCCCTGCTGCAGTTCGCGGTACACAACTACGCGCGGTATTCACCGCCGGTGGTGCCGTCGTCCGAGAATCGGCCGTCGGAACCGGAAATCCTTGCTCGCCTGGCTCTTTCACTGTCAGGTCAGCAGGCCGGACCGGACCTCGATCCGGTCGCGGCGGTCGACGAGCTGATCATCGCCGGCACGCTGCGCAAGGCCGGGCTCGATTCCCGCCGCGGCGAGCTGATCGGCGCGAACACCACCGAGCAGCGCATCGACCTGATGCTGCGGCTGGGTCCCTATGGTGAGTGGAATCCGGAGCGGGAACCGGTGGACGTCGCCGCGAACGGCCTGAATCTGCAGGTCCTGCTGGACAATCCGCACGGCATCGATCTCGGTGCGCTGCGGCCGCGGCTGCCCGGGGCGCTGCGCACGGCGTCGCGGCGGATCGACTTGGCCCCGCAACCGCTGCTCGACGATACGACCCGCCTGGTCGCCGGATTGACCGATGCCCGGCCCGATGTGGTGCTGATCGGTCGGCGGCAGCTGCGCTCCAACAACAGCTGGATGCACAATGTGGCCACGCTGGTCGGCGGATCCAATACCTGCACACTGCATATTCATCCCGATGATGTGGCACGGCTGGGACTCGGCGAGCTGGCCGCGATCGAATCCGCGGCCGGAAAACTCACCGTCACCGTGGAGCCGAACGACAAGATCATGCCGGGCGTGGTGAGCCTGCCGCACGGCTGGGGACATGCCGGCAGTACCCAGACCGTCGCGCGGGCGCACGCGGGCGTCAACGCCAACACCCTGACCGACGATTCACGCATCGACGTGCTGTCGGGGAACGCGGTGTTCAACGGGGTCCCGGTGACCATCACCCCGGCCTGA
- a CDS encoding DUF4282 domain-containing protein, which yields MSDSPQRSRNRDVETGGTRDVAESERDISDAPGLPPEPPQTWSDDDPAEADYAVEARRFTWRESALRRWSPSTETAEDERPEPFRSPGAFRAWCVSAARALLDVQFATSATRTLLPLAYLLGLAFAIGIPLVLIVLLWQVSALLGLIFAIVVAVPLGLTIAASVRLMLEFLVNASRLATRVEHINALADDLFRALSDVAEPVNQLSEDVRAVQFWRFRKRPPRK from the coding sequence ATGAGCGATAGTCCGCAGCGGTCCAGGAATCGAGATGTCGAAACCGGTGGTACGCGCGATGTCGCTGAGAGCGAACGGGATATCTCCGATGCGCCCGGCCTTCCGCCGGAGCCGCCGCAGACCTGGTCCGACGACGATCCGGCCGAGGCCGACTATGCCGTGGAGGCGCGGCGGTTCACCTGGCGGGAGTCCGCGCTGCGGCGGTGGTCCCCATCCACCGAGACCGCCGAGGACGAGCGGCCCGAACCCTTCCGCAGTCCGGGCGCCTTCCGCGCCTGGTGTGTGAGTGCGGCCCGGGCCCTGCTCGATGTGCAGTTCGCCACCTCGGCCACTCGTACCCTGCTGCCGCTCGCCTATCTGCTGGGCCTGGCCTTCGCGATCGGGATTCCACTGGTGCTGATCGTGCTGCTCTGGCAGGTATCGGCCCTGCTCGGGCTGATCTTCGCGATCGTGGTGGCGGTGCCGCTGGGACTGACCATCGCGGCCTCGGTGCGGTTGATGCTGGAATTCCTGGTCAACGCGTCGCGGCTGGCTACCCGGGTGGAACACATCAATGCCCTCGCCGACGATTTGTTCCGGGCGCTGTCCGATGTCGCGGAGCCGGTGAACCAGCTGTCCGAAGATGTTCGCGCGGTGCAGTTCTGGCGTTTTCGCAAGCGTCCGCCGCGTAAATAG
- a CDS encoding FAD-binding oxidoreductase produces the protein MPMSTKAQTSTAAGPAKSASDGEVPPASKGSDENVTLPTHTRRLTGWGRTAPTTSEVLSTGDPEQIVRAVAMVAEDNESKPPHLRRGVIARGLGRSYGDNAQNAGGLVVNMTALNQIHRIDRDTHLVDVDAGVNLDQLMKAALPFGLWVPVLPGTRQVTVGGAIGSDIHGKNHHSAGSFGNHVRSIQLLTADGTVQTIGPKKNAKLFWATVGGCGLTGIILRATIEMTPTETAYFIADGDVTSGLDETIAFHSDGSEDNYEYSSAWFDALSPMPKLGRAVISRGSLAKLDQLPKKLRKNPLGFTGKTFLTFPDVFPNGLLNNKTFTLATEIWYRKGATYRQKPQDLTAFYHPLDMLGEWNRAYGSRGFLQYQFVVPPEAVEEFKQILIDIQASGRYSFLNVFKYFGQGNQAPLSFPMPGWNVCLDFPIAPGLNEFVTELDRRVLEFGGRLYTGKDSRTTAETFHQMYPRIDEWIKVRRSVDPTGVFMSDMARRLELQ, from the coding sequence ATGCCGATGTCCACGAAAGCTCAGACCTCCACCGCCGCGGGTCCTGCGAAATCCGCGAGCGACGGCGAGGTGCCACCGGCAAGCAAAGGCTCGGACGAGAACGTGACGCTGCCCACGCACACCCGTCGTCTCACCGGATGGGGTCGTACCGCACCGACCACCTCCGAAGTGCTCTCGACCGGCGATCCGGAACAGATCGTGCGGGCAGTCGCCATGGTCGCGGAGGACAACGAATCCAAGCCACCGCATCTGCGCCGCGGCGTGATCGCCCGCGGGCTGGGACGTTCCTACGGGGACAACGCCCAGAACGCCGGCGGCCTGGTCGTCAACATGACGGCGCTGAACCAGATCCACCGCATCGACCGCGACACCCATCTGGTCGATGTCGACGCGGGTGTGAATCTCGATCAGCTGATGAAGGCGGCATTGCCGTTCGGCCTGTGGGTTCCGGTGCTACCCGGTACCCGCCAGGTCACCGTCGGTGGCGCGATCGGCTCCGATATCCACGGTAAGAACCACCACAGCGCGGGCAGTTTCGGCAATCACGTGCGGTCGATCCAGCTGCTCACCGCCGATGGCACGGTGCAGACCATCGGGCCGAAGAAGAACGCCAAGCTGTTCTGGGCCACCGTCGGCGGCTGCGGTCTCACCGGCATCATCCTGCGCGCGACGATCGAGATGACGCCGACCGAAACCGCGTATTTCATCGCCGACGGGGATGTGACCTCGGGTCTCGACGAGACCATCGCCTTCCACAGCGACGGTTCCGAGGACAACTACGAATACAGCTCGGCCTGGTTCGACGCGCTCAGCCCGATGCCGAAACTGGGCCGGGCGGTGATCTCCCGCGGCTCGCTGGCCAAGCTGGACCAGCTGCCGAAGAAGCTGCGCAAGAATCCGCTGGGATTCACCGGAAAGACGTTCCTCACCTTCCCGGACGTCTTCCCGAACGGTCTGCTCAACAACAAGACCTTCACCCTGGCGACCGAGATCTGGTACCGCAAGGGCGCGACCTACCGGCAGAAGCCGCAGGATCTGACGGCGTTCTACCACCCGCTGGATATGCTCGGCGAGTGGAACCGCGCCTACGGTTCGCGTGGATTCCTGCAGTATCAGTTCGTGGTGCCGCCGGAGGCGGTCGAGGAGTTCAAGCAGATCCTCATCGATATCCAGGCCAGCGGGCGATACTCGTTCCTCAATGTGTTCAAGTACTTCGGCCAGGGCAATCAGGCGCCACTGAGCTTCCCGATGCCCGGCTGGAACGTCTGCCTCGACTTCCCGATCGCACCCGGTCTGAACGAATTCGTCACCGAATTGGACCGGCGCGTACTGGAATTCGGCGGCCGTCTCTACACCGGTAAGGATTCCCGCACCACCGCGGAAACCTTCCACCAGATGTACCCCCGGATCGACGAGTGGATCAAGGTCCGCCGAAGTGTCGATCCCACAGGCGTTTTCATGTCCGATATGGCGAGAAGGCTGGAGCTGCAATAG